The following are from one region of the Methylophilus sp. DW102 genome:
- the bamC gene encoding outer membrane protein assembly factor BamC — protein MSHVWLQRAVLFSLVTVLAACDSIPFMNNSSDYKGASRSKPLEVPPDLTSVRTSSTYNVPGATSYSAYSQNQEAQEQNGPQPVLADMKNVRMVKAGSQRWLVVNAPPEKIWPLVRDFWLDQGFAVRVENPELGVIETEWLQSDAIKPKEDNRGYGEKFDAWLDKLSGFADRRKFRTRLERGEKEGTTEIYMTHRTVAGAPDDGKNYVTTQLGVIDTGYRPNAADNKNNAGKEFDADLDAELLRRMMVKLGLDEQKADQVMTQAVSDKRADVVKEPDQSVTLKLNEPFDRAWRRVGLALDRIGFVTEDKNRSEGIFYVRYADTDAEDPIKQKKGLLERLKFWSSDDDEKSNAPTEVKAGDKSKFWKGTSDGDKSSKQYHIQVLENADDTTDVYVLTPDNKRNTSTTANRIISLLYDQLK, from the coding sequence ATGAGTCATGTATGGTTACAACGCGCAGTGCTGTTCAGTCTGGTGACTGTGTTGGCCGCCTGCGATTCTATCCCGTTTATGAACAACAGTTCGGACTACAAGGGGGCCAGTCGTTCCAAGCCACTTGAAGTGCCGCCTGACCTGACGTCGGTCCGCACCAGCAGCACCTACAATGTGCCAGGTGCCACCAGCTATTCGGCTTATAGCCAAAACCAGGAAGCGCAAGAGCAGAATGGTCCGCAGCCCGTGCTGGCTGACATGAAAAATGTGCGTATGGTCAAAGCGGGGTCCCAGCGCTGGCTGGTGGTGAATGCGCCACCGGAAAAAATCTGGCCGCTGGTGCGTGATTTCTGGCTGGATCAAGGCTTTGCCGTCCGTGTCGAGAATCCTGAGCTTGGGGTAATCGAGACAGAGTGGTTGCAGTCGGATGCCATCAAGCCCAAAGAAGACAACCGTGGGTATGGCGAAAAGTTTGATGCCTGGTTGGATAAGCTCTCCGGCTTTGCTGACAGACGTAAGTTCCGTACCCGTTTGGAGCGTGGCGAAAAAGAGGGTACCACTGAAATTTATATGACGCACCGTACCGTTGCCGGTGCGCCAGATGATGGCAAAAACTACGTCACCACTCAGTTAGGGGTGATTGATACCGGCTATCGTCCGAATGCGGCCGATAACAAGAATAATGCAGGGAAAGAGTTTGATGCTGATCTGGATGCGGAGTTGTTGCGCCGGATGATGGTCAAGCTTGGTCTGGATGAGCAAAAAGCCGATCAGGTCATGACGCAGGCGGTTTCGGACAAGCGCGCCGATGTGGTGAAAGAGCCGGACCAGAGCGTGACGCTCAAACTTAATGAGCCGTTTGACCGTGCATGGCGCCGTGTGGGCCTGGCGCTGGACCGTATTGGTTTTGTGACCGAGGATAAAAACCGCTCTGAAGGTATTTTCTATGTGCGTTATGCGGATACGGATGCTGAGGACCCGATCAAGCAGAAAAAAGGCTTGCTGGAGCGCTTGAAATTCTGGAGCAGTGACGATGACGAGAAGAGTAATGCACCGACCGAGGTTAAAGCCGGTGATAAAAGCAAATTCTGGAAAGGCACGTCCGATGGTGACAAGTCGAGCAAGCAATACCATATCCAGGTGCTGGAAAATGCCGATGACACCACCGATGTGTATGTGTTGACGCCTGACAACAAACGCAATACCTCCACTACGGCAAACCGCATTATTTCGCTGTTGTATGATCAATTGAAATAA
- a CDS encoding sigma-70 family RNA polymerase sigma factor — MKPNPHDWLNEHGDYLYRFALARLRDSHQAEDVVQETLLAAIKNPNFAEHSSPRTWLTGILKHKIIDCLRKQLREVPASELMREEDANMDEFFDETGHWAEKPQAWDMPQQALQQSQFLTILQQCMERLPQKLAAIFTMREVDDMENEEICKVLEISATNAWVMLYRARMGLRKCLEMNW; from the coding sequence ATGAAACCGAATCCGCATGACTGGCTCAATGAACATGGCGACTATCTTTACCGTTTTGCCCTCGCCCGCTTGCGCGACAGTCATCAAGCTGAAGATGTCGTGCAGGAAACCTTGCTTGCAGCCATCAAAAATCCAAACTTTGCCGAACACTCCAGCCCACGCACCTGGCTGACCGGCATCCTCAAGCATAAAATCATAGACTGTCTGCGCAAACAACTGCGTGAAGTGCCCGCCTCGGAACTCATGCGCGAAGAAGATGCCAATATGGATGAGTTTTTTGATGAAACAGGGCACTGGGCAGAAAAGCCGCAGGCGTGGGATATGCCACAGCAAGCCTTGCAACAAAGCCAGTTCCTGACCATCTTGCAACAATGCATGGAGCGGCTGCCACAAAAACTGGCGGCGATTTTCACCATGCGCGAAGTCGATGACATGGAGAATGAAGAAATTTGTAAGGTACTCGAGATCAGCGCGACCAATGCTTGGGTCATGCTATACCGCGCCCGCATGGGTCTGCGAAAATGTCTTGAGATGAACTGGTAA
- a CDS encoding DUF692 domain-containing protein: protein MALRSEIQGAGLGLKRELIPQLMRQHGEPQLSALQFLEIAPENWLQAGGKYAAELDWFVQRYPMVCHGLCLSLGGPDPLNIAFLKQLKQFLKDFEIPLYTEHLSYCSDLSNGYIYDLLPIPFTHEAVKYVAQRIRQTQDILEQRIAVENTSFYVAAPMSDMDEISFINAVLTEANCDLHLDINNLYVNSVNFQFDPYAFLDQIPAERVVYGHLAGHWQAQPDLLVDTHGEAVIEPVWQLLTHAYRNLKIFPTLLERDSNIPALNEVMLEVKRIAQSQQSQLLTDANMLPEVA from the coding sequence ATGGCGTTACGCTCAGAGATTCAGGGTGCGGGCTTGGGGCTCAAGCGTGAGCTGATTCCCCAACTGATGCGGCAGCATGGGGAGCCACAGCTCAGCGCGCTGCAGTTTTTAGAGATTGCCCCGGAAAACTGGTTACAGGCTGGCGGCAAATACGCGGCTGAGCTGGACTGGTTTGTTCAACGCTATCCCATGGTGTGTCACGGCTTGTGTTTATCGTTGGGCGGTCCAGACCCGCTCAACATCGCTTTTCTCAAACAGCTTAAGCAGTTTCTGAAAGACTTCGAGATTCCACTCTATACCGAGCACCTGAGTTATTGCAGCGACCTGAGCAATGGTTATATTTATGATTTACTGCCTATCCCCTTCACGCATGAAGCGGTGAAATATGTGGCGCAACGCATCCGGCAAACGCAGGATATTCTGGAGCAGCGCATCGCCGTTGAAAATACCTCGTTTTACGTGGCGGCACCAATGTCAGACATGGATGAAATCAGCTTTATCAATGCCGTATTGACCGAGGCGAATTGCGACCTGCATCTGGATATCAACAATCTGTATGTCAACAGCGTCAACTTTCAGTTTGATCCTTATGCCTTTTTGGACCAGATCCCAGCCGAGCGTGTGGTGTACGGGCACTTGGCCGGCCATTGGCAAGCGCAACCTGACTTACTGGTAGACACCCATGGCGAAGCGGTCATTGAACCGGTGTGGCAATTACTCACCCATGCCTATCGCAACTTGAAGATCTTCCCAACGCTGCTGGAGCGAGATAGCAATATTCCGGCACTCAACGAAGTCATGCTTGAAGTGAAGCGGATTGCGCAATCACAGCAATCGCAATTGCTGACCGACGCAAACATGCTGCCAGAGGTGGCCTGA
- a CDS encoding MBL fold metallo-hydrolase: MRFASLGSGSAGNATLVEAGETRLLLDCGFSVKETVQRLARLQLAPEQLTGILVTHEHDDHARGAFKLAARYQIPVWLTHGTYRMCERYLPSQAVKIQLIDAHTPFALQDIEVHPYPVPHDAREPAQFVFTDGAHKLGVLTDVGSVTPHIVAMLQACDGLLLECNHDLEMLRTGPYAHSLKKRVGGWLGHLDNQSSAQLLSQLDNRRLKHLVAAHLSEKNNTPALARQALSEVLHCASDWIGIAHQAEGLDWRDL; the protein is encoded by the coding sequence GTGCGATTTGCATCATTGGGCAGTGGCAGCGCAGGCAATGCCACGCTGGTAGAAGCCGGGGAAACCCGGCTTTTGCTTGACTGCGGCTTTAGTGTCAAGGAAACCGTGCAGCGTCTGGCGCGCTTGCAGTTGGCCCCTGAGCAACTGACAGGCATCCTGGTGACGCATGAGCACGACGATCATGCGCGAGGCGCGTTTAAACTGGCTGCACGCTACCAGATCCCCGTCTGGCTCACGCATGGCACCTACCGCATGTGCGAGCGCTATTTGCCTAGCCAGGCGGTGAAGATACAGCTGATTGATGCCCATACGCCATTTGCCCTGCAAGACATAGAAGTCCATCCCTATCCTGTGCCACATGATGCCCGCGAACCCGCACAATTTGTGTTTACGGATGGCGCGCACAAGCTGGGGGTGCTCACAGATGTCGGCAGTGTGACCCCGCATATCGTGGCCATGCTACAGGCGTGTGATGGCTTGCTGCTTGAGTGCAATCATGATCTGGAGATGTTGCGCACCGGGCCTTATGCACACTCGCTGAAAAAGCGGGTAGGTGGCTGGTTGGGGCATCTGGACAATCAATCCAGTGCCCAACTACTGAGTCAGCTGGACAACCGCCGCCTCAAGCATCTGGTTGCTGCGCATTTAAGCGAGAAAAATAATACGCCTGCCTTGGCCAGGCAGGCGTTGAGTGAAGTCTTGCATTGTGCCAGTGACTGGATAGGCATTGCCCATCAGGCTGAGGGACTGGACTGGCGCGACTTGTAA
- the nth gene encoding endonuclease III codes for MNAQKRQAIFERLAQAIPNPTTELEHSSTFELLIAVILSAQATDKGVNIATRKLFKVANTPATILALGVEGLESYIKTIGLYHAKAQNVLKCCEQLLTLHDGEVPDTREALEALAGVGRKTANVILNTAFGQPTIAVDTHLFRVGNRTKLAQGKNVLEVEQRFLSTTPKAFLKDAHHLLILHGRYTCTARNPKCGECCIADLCEFHDKQIQPVAPPAGV; via the coding sequence ATGAATGCTCAAAAAAGACAGGCCATTTTTGAAAGACTGGCGCAGGCCATTCCCAACCCCACCACAGAACTCGAGCATAGCTCTACCTTCGAGTTGCTCATTGCGGTGATTTTGTCTGCACAAGCGACAGACAAAGGCGTGAATATCGCCACGCGCAAGCTGTTCAAGGTCGCCAATACGCCGGCAACCATCCTGGCACTTGGGGTCGAAGGCCTGGAAAGTTATATCAAAACCATAGGCTTGTATCATGCCAAAGCCCAAAACGTGCTCAAATGTTGCGAGCAATTGCTGACCTTGCATGACGGTGAAGTTCCAGATACCCGAGAAGCGCTCGAAGCCCTGGCCGGGGTTGGCCGAAAAACCGCTAATGTGATCCTGAATACCGCCTTTGGCCAACCCACCATTGCGGTCGATACCCATTTATTCCGCGTCGGCAACCGCACCAAACTGGCCCAGGGTAAGAATGTACTCGAGGTCGAACAGCGTTTTTTGAGCACGACACCTAAAGCCTTTTTAAAAGATGCGCATCATTTGCTGATTCTGCATGGCCGCTATACCTGCACAGCCCGCAACCCTAAATGTGGTGAATGTTGCATCGCCGATTTATGTGAATTTCACGACAAACAGATACAGCCGGTTGCCCCACCGGCAGGAGTTTAG
- a CDS encoding P-II family nitrogen regulator has protein sequence MKEIKAVVQPARLPKIRSALRNIKGFPGMSVHKMEGCGPHLQKPSAGVREELTDYSPKVYLYMVVPDDLVEGILQTIVEVAHTGNVGDGIVWVTPVERMIRLSEQIMVLD, from the coding sequence ATGAAAGAAATCAAAGCGGTTGTACAACCAGCGAGATTACCTAAAATCCGCTCGGCCTTGCGCAATATCAAAGGCTTCCCCGGCATGTCCGTCCACAAAATGGAAGGCTGCGGTCCACACCTGCAAAAACCAAGTGCAGGGGTACGTGAGGAGCTCACCGATTACAGCCCTAAAGTCTATCTGTATATGGTGGTGCCGGATGACCTGGTAGAGGGTATCTTGCAAACCATCGTCGAGGTGGCCCATACCGGCAATGTGGGAGATGGCATTGTCTGGGTGACGCCCGTGGAACGCATGATCAGGCTCTCAGAGCAAATCATGGTGCTAGACTAG
- a CDS encoding efflux RND transporter permease subunit has product MIESLIRSALKQRLIVLVLAIALIGAGLFAVKKLSVDAFPDVTNVQVMIATQATGKSPEEVERFITVPLEIAMTGLPGLTEMRSVNKNALSLITLVFTDSTDVYFARQLVMERLMEVMERMPQGVTPILGPVSTGLGEVYQFTLDKPSDGKKELTREDLTERRAIQDWVVRPLLRGIPGVAEINSQGGYVKQYQVLVNPDRMTHFSIKLKDVYEALARNNANSGGGILPHYAEQYLIRGVGLVQNLDDIRNMVLKEENGIPVYIRDVAEVTIGHEVRVGVVLKNGDTESVGGIVIMMRGGNAKEVVSRIKARVEEINSKGMLPHGLQIVPYYDRSELVDAALHTVTKVLIEGIVLVIVILFLFLGDVRSSLIVVGTLVLTPLITFMVMNHYGISANLMSLGGLAIAIGLMVDGSVVVVENTFHHLGHRKDESRIRVALEAATEVATPVLFGVGIIILVFLPLMTLEGMEGKMFAPLAYTIAIALFVSLILSLTLTPALCSYVLKGGSGEDTKLIQTIKQPYLSALNWVLNNEKKTITFSALLFIGTIALFPFLGTSFIPEMKEGSIVPGINRVPNISLEESMKMENKAMKLIMEQVPGVKSAISGLGRGESPADAQAQNESTPIISLKPRDEWPEGWTQDDIAEKMRQVLEKYIPGVQIIMAQPISDRVDELLTGVRADVAVKIFGEDLDMLKQKADEIAKIAGTVKGATEIKVEKVSGQQYLNITIDRQAIARHGINTADVHDIVETAIGGKIATEIFEGQRRFSAAVRYPESFRNNEEAIRNIMLTSPNGSRVALDDVADIEVKDGPAQISRELAKRRIVIGVNVKDRDLGGFVAELQQVLDQRLQLPDGYYLEYGGQFQNMERAMGHLMIIIPVTIAAIFFLLFLLFQSIRFATMIILVLPFASIGGVIALFVTGEYLSVPASVGFIALWGIAVLNAVVLVSYIRTLRDEGLSQLEAIRKGCAQRFRPVMMTATVAMLGLVPFLFATGPGSEVQRPLAIVVIGGLITSTLLTLIVVPTLYRKFEESKIEA; this is encoded by the coding sequence ATGATTGAGTCTTTAATTCGCAGCGCGCTCAAGCAGCGCCTGATTGTGTTGGTGCTTGCCATCGCCCTGATTGGCGCCGGTTTATTTGCCGTTAAAAAACTGTCTGTCGACGCATTTCCTGATGTGACCAACGTTCAGGTCATGATTGCGACACAGGCCACCGGAAAATCTCCGGAAGAAGTTGAGCGGTTTATCACCGTACCGCTGGAAATCGCCATGACCGGCCTGCCCGGCCTCACTGAAATGCGATCGGTGAATAAAAACGCCCTGTCGCTGATTACGCTGGTTTTCACTGACAGCACCGATGTGTATTTCGCCCGACAATTGGTGATGGAACGCCTGATGGAAGTCATGGAGCGTATGCCTCAAGGCGTGACGCCTATTCTTGGGCCGGTCTCCACTGGCTTGGGGGAGGTGTATCAATTCACGCTGGACAAACCCAGTGATGGCAAAAAAGAACTGACGCGTGAAGACCTGACCGAAAGACGCGCCATCCAGGATTGGGTCGTGCGCCCATTGCTGCGCGGTATCCCCGGCGTGGCCGAGATTAACTCTCAAGGCGGTTACGTTAAACAATATCAGGTCTTGGTCAATCCTGACCGCATGACGCATTTTTCGATCAAGCTCAAAGATGTGTATGAAGCGTTAGCGCGTAATAACGCCAACAGTGGCGGCGGCATTCTGCCCCACTATGCCGAGCAATACCTGATCCGCGGTGTGGGCCTGGTGCAAAACCTGGACGATATCCGCAATATGGTGCTCAAGGAAGAAAACGGCATCCCGGTCTATATCCGCGATGTCGCAGAAGTCACCATAGGCCATGAAGTGCGCGTCGGCGTGGTGCTGAAAAATGGTGATACCGAATCCGTGGGTGGCATTGTCATCATGATGCGTGGCGGCAACGCCAAGGAAGTGGTCAGCCGCATCAAGGCGCGAGTAGAAGAAATCAACAGCAAAGGCATGCTGCCGCATGGCTTGCAGATCGTGCCTTATTATGATCGTAGCGAACTGGTGGATGCGGCACTACACACTGTTACCAAAGTGCTGATTGAAGGCATTGTTCTGGTGATTGTGATTCTGTTCCTGTTCCTGGGCGACGTGCGTTCCAGCCTGATTGTGGTCGGCACGCTGGTGCTGACGCCACTAATTACCTTTATGGTGATGAACCATTACGGGATTTCTGCCAACCTGATGTCATTGGGCGGACTGGCGATTGCCATTGGCTTGATGGTCGATGGATCAGTCGTGGTGGTTGAAAATACGTTTCACCACCTGGGGCACCGTAAAGACGAAAGCCGGATTCGCGTGGCACTGGAAGCTGCCACGGAAGTGGCGACACCCGTCTTGTTTGGCGTAGGCATTATTATCCTGGTGTTCTTGCCATTGATGACACTGGAAGGCATGGAAGGCAAAATGTTCGCGCCTCTGGCCTACACCATTGCCATTGCCCTGTTTGTGTCGCTGATCTTGTCGCTGACCCTGACGCCAGCGCTGTGCTCCTATGTGTTAAAAGGCGGGAGCGGTGAAGATACCAAGCTGATACAGACGATCAAGCAACCCTATTTATCCGCTCTGAACTGGGTACTCAATAACGAGAAAAAAACCATTACTTTCTCGGCGCTTTTATTTATTGGCACCATTGCGCTATTCCCGTTTTTGGGGACTTCTTTTATCCCAGAAATGAAAGAAGGCTCGATTGTGCCGGGCATTAACCGTGTCCCTAATATTTCGCTCGAAGAATCCATGAAAATGGAAAACAAGGCGATGAAGCTGATCATGGAGCAAGTGCCGGGCGTCAAGTCTGCCATCTCCGGCCTCGGCCGTGGTGAAAGTCCGGCCGACGCGCAGGCTCAAAACGAGTCCACCCCCATTATCAGCCTGAAACCGCGTGATGAATGGCCGGAAGGCTGGACACAGGATGATATTGCGGAAAAAATGCGACAAGTGCTTGAGAAGTACATCCCGGGCGTGCAAATCATCATGGCGCAGCCTATTTCTGACCGCGTGGATGAGTTGCTGACTGGGGTACGGGCCGATGTTGCCGTCAAGATCTTCGGTGAAGATCTGGATATGCTGAAACAAAAAGCGGACGAAATTGCCAAGATTGCCGGCACAGTCAAAGGCGCGACAGAAATCAAGGTAGAAAAAGTCTCCGGGCAACAATACCTGAATATTACGATTGACCGTCAGGCGATTGCCCGTCATGGCATCAACACTGCCGATGTGCATGACATCGTTGAAACAGCCATAGGCGGCAAAATCGCCACCGAGATTTTTGAGGGACAACGCAGATTTTCAGCCGCAGTGCGCTATCCAGAATCTTTCCGTAATAATGAAGAAGCCATCCGCAACATTATGTTGACCTCCCCTAACGGCTCGCGCGTGGCGCTGGACGATGTGGCCGATATTGAAGTGAAGGATGGCCCGGCGCAGATCAGCCGTGAACTGGCCAAACGCCGTATTGTCATCGGGGTGAACGTGAAAGACCGTGACCTGGGTGGTTTTGTGGCGGAGCTGCAACAAGTGCTGGATCAGCGCCTGCAATTGCCCGATGGTTACTACCTTGAGTATGGTGGCCAGTTCCAGAACATGGAGCGGGCCATGGGTCACCTGATGATTATTATCCCAGTCACCATTGCGGCGATTTTCTTCTTGCTTTTCTTGCTGTTCCAGTCGATACGCTTTGCCACCATGATAATTCTGGTGCTGCCATTCGCCTCGATTGGCGGCGTGATTGCCTTGTTTGTCACCGGCGAATATTTATCAGTCCCGGCCTCTGTCGGCTTTATTGCCCTGTGGGGGATTGCAGTGCTCAATGCCGTGGTGCTGGTGTCTTATATCCGCACCTTGCGTGATGAAGGCCTGAGTCAACTGGAGGCGATTCGCAAGGGCTGCGCGCAACGGTTCCGACCAGTCATGATGACGGCCACGGTGGCCATGCTAGGCTTGGTGCCGTTTCTGTTTGCCACCGGCCCAGGCTCAGAAGTACAGCGGCCATTGGCGATCGTGGTCATTGGTGGCTTGATCACTTCAACCTTGTTGACACTGATTGTGGTGCCAACCTTGTACCGTAAGTTTGAAGAAAGCAAAATAGAGGCATAA
- the dapA gene encoding 4-hydroxy-tetrahydrodipicolinate synthase: protein MLTGSLVAIVTPMFEDGRLDLDALKKLIDFHVDAGTDGIVIVGTTGESPTVDVDEHCLLIKTTVDYVAKRVPVIAGTGANSTAEAIALTAKAKSLGADACLLVAPYYNKPSQEGLYQHFKAVAEAVDIPQILYNVPGRTGCDLSNDTVLRLAQLRNIVGIKDATGGIERGTDLLLRAPSDFAVYSGDDASALALMLLGGKGVISVTANVAPKLMHEMCVQALSGNLVAAKAANAKLFALHQKLFVEANPIPVKWVLQQMGLIGTGIRLPLVNLSGQYHEVLRHAMQQAEIAAV from the coding sequence ATGTTGACGGGCAGTTTGGTCGCAATTGTGACCCCGATGTTTGAAGATGGTCGTTTGGATCTGGACGCACTCAAAAAGCTGATCGACTTTCATGTCGATGCCGGTACGGACGGTATTGTGATTGTCGGGACGACCGGTGAGTCGCCCACCGTAGACGTAGACGAGCATTGCCTGCTGATTAAAACCACGGTGGATTATGTCGCCAAGCGGGTGCCGGTGATTGCCGGTACTGGTGCTAACTCTACCGCTGAAGCCATTGCTTTAACTGCCAAAGCCAAAAGTTTGGGGGCGGATGCCTGCCTGCTGGTCGCGCCTTATTACAACAAACCTTCACAAGAGGGCTTGTATCAGCACTTTAAAGCAGTGGCTGAAGCCGTCGATATCCCGCAAATTTTATACAATGTGCCTGGCCGCACCGGGTGCGACCTGAGCAATGACACGGTGTTGCGCCTGGCGCAGCTCCGCAACATCGTCGGCATCAAAGATGCGACAGGGGGCATTGAGCGGGGCACTGATTTGCTGCTGCGCGCACCATCAGATTTTGCGGTCTACAGTGGCGATGATGCCTCAGCACTGGCGCTGATGTTGCTGGGTGGCAAAGGGGTTATTTCCGTGACGGCGAATGTGGCACCGAAACTGATGCACGAAATGTGCGTGCAGGCCTTGAGTGGCAATCTGGTTGCCGCCAAGGCGGCCAATGCCAAACTGTTTGCACTGCACCAGAAACTGTTTGTTGAGGCCAACCCCATCCCCGTGAAATGGGTATTGCAACAAATGGGCTTGATCGGTACCGGGATTCGTCTGCCGCTGGTCAATTTGTCGGGCCAGTATCATGAAGTATTGCGTCACGCCATGCAGCAGGCAGAAATCGCCGCTGTTTGA
- a CDS encoding zf-HC2 domain-containing protein yields the protein MLSCKQTSLLVSQSLDRPLNWRERWAVRVHLLICVYCRRFKQQLLWMRRHLASWQQQAADDQSLTLSAPAKERITQQLDKFY from the coding sequence ATGTTGAGTTGCAAACAAACCAGCCTGCTGGTCTCGCAATCACTGGACCGTCCACTCAACTGGCGTGAGCGGTGGGCGGTGAGAGTGCATTTGCTCATTTGCGTCTATTGCAGGCGTTTTAAACAGCAACTGCTGTGGATGCGCCGTCACCTCGCCAGTTGGCAGCAACAGGCGGCGGATGATCAGTCACTGACACTTTCTGCACCAGCCAAGGAACGAATCACACAACAACTGGACAAGTTTTACTGA
- the rsxB gene encoding electron transport complex subunit RsxB, with the protein MPPSAQPPADLTQTGATAPENPARLEPLISQIDALLPQTQCGQCGYNGCRPYAGAIAHGEANINQCPPGGDAGIHALAALLNQPYQALNPAHGVTKGKLVAVIDEDACIGCTLCIKACPVDAIVGASKQMHTVIAQECTGCELCLPPCPVDCISLQAVPGRQMAMSPAESDLARRRHQQRQKRLALENHATAHTYAKDQTRMETRPASDTAQPTPTATEALKQAAIAAALARIKARQAG; encoded by the coding sequence ATGCCGCCTTCCGCACAGCCACCAGCAGACCTCACGCAGACAGGCGCAACCGCGCCAGAAAACCCTGCCAGACTGGAGCCATTGATCAGTCAAATTGACGCCCTGCTGCCACAAACCCAGTGCGGCCAATGTGGATATAACGGCTGCCGACCCTACGCTGGCGCCATTGCTCACGGCGAGGCAAACATCAACCAGTGCCCGCCTGGCGGCGACGCTGGCATACACGCACTGGCCGCCTTGCTCAACCAACCCTACCAAGCGCTCAATCCCGCACATGGCGTTACCAAAGGCAAACTGGTGGCCGTGATTGATGAAGACGCCTGCATTGGCTGTACGCTGTGTATCAAGGCCTGCCCGGTTGATGCCATCGTCGGCGCCTCCAAGCAAATGCATACGGTGATCGCGCAGGAATGCACCGGCTGTGAATTGTGCCTGCCGCCCTGTCCGGTCGATTGCATCAGCCTGCAAGCCGTGCCGGGGCGGCAGATGGCAATGTCTCCCGCAGAATCCGACCTGGCAAGACGCCGCCATCAACAGCGGCAAAAACGCTTGGCGCTTGAAAATCACGCAACAGCCCACACCTATGCCAAAGACCAGACCCGGATGGAAACGAGGCCAGCAAGCGACACCGCGCAGCCAACCCCGACCGCTACCGAGGCGCTCAAACAGGCGGCAATTGCAGCCGCACTGGCGCGTATTAAAGCCAGGCAAGCAGGCTAA
- a CDS encoding MOSC domain-containing protein: MKLLSVNAAMPQTVHINGKPVLTGIYKTPLTGQVTVQALGLEGDGQADLTVHGGEHQALYAYPFEHYAHWQNRWQKSTLAYGTFGENLTVQGLLESDVCIGDILQIGDVVQVQVTMPRIPCFKFGHKVGKPDMLDEFLRSGYSGFYLRVLQVGLIQAGDDIQILQRDVHGISIRTALGLQKLGEGDQKLLQKALQVSTLAPLLRKVYSERLSQLG; this comes from the coding sequence ATGAAACTACTTTCAGTCAATGCGGCCATGCCGCAAACCGTTCACATCAACGGCAAACCCGTCCTCACTGGCATTTATAAAACACCCCTGACAGGCCAGGTTACCGTGCAAGCGCTGGGCCTGGAGGGCGATGGTCAGGCCGATTTGACCGTGCATGGCGGCGAACACCAGGCCTTGTATGCCTACCCGTTTGAGCATTATGCGCATTGGCAAAACCGCTGGCAAAAAAGTACACTCGCGTATGGCACTTTTGGCGAAAACCTCACCGTACAAGGATTACTCGAAAGTGACGTCTGTATCGGCGATATCCTGCAAATCGGGGATGTGGTGCAGGTACAAGTGACCATGCCGCGCATTCCGTGCTTTAAATTCGGCCACAAAGTGGGCAAGCCCGACATGCTCGATGAGTTCTTGCGTAGCGGCTACAGCGGTTTTTACTTGCGTGTGCTGCAAGTCGGCCTCATTCAAGCCGGTGACGACATCCAGATTTTGCAGCGCGACGTGCACGGCATCAGCATACGCACCGCATTAGGACTGCAAAAACTCGGGGAAGGAGACCAGAAGCTGCTGCAAAAAGCCTTGCAGGTCAGTACGCTGGCGCCATTGCTACGCAAAGTCTATTCTGAACGACTGTCGCAACTGGGATAG
- a CDS encoding DUF1841 family protein — protein sequence MALFNPSRDEVRQFFFDAWAKFKQQQALTELEKMAVGIMHMHPEYHDILDQPAHYLQQAYYPEMGETNPFLHMSLHLSIQEQISINQPIGITQAYGKLCTRFQEEHAAQHALLECLAETIWLAQRNQTGLDAAHYLQLIEQRADMPPSQ from the coding sequence ATGGCCTTGTTTAATCCCAGCCGCGATGAAGTGAGGCAGTTTTTCTTTGATGCCTGGGCAAAATTCAAACAGCAACAAGCCTTGACCGAGCTGGAAAAAATGGCCGTGGGCATCATGCATATGCATCCCGAATACCACGACATCCTGGACCAGCCAGCCCATTACCTGCAACAGGCTTACTACCCTGAAATGGGAGAGACCAATCCGTTTTTGCATATGAGTTTGCACCTGTCCATCCAGGAACAAATCAGCATCAACCAGCCGATCGGCATTACGCAAGCCTACGGCAAACTGTGTACACGCTTTCAGGAAGAGCACGCCGCCCAACATGCCTTGCTCGAATGCCTGGCAGAAACCATCTGGCTGGCGCAGCGCAATCAAACCGGTCTCGATGCCGCGCATTATTTGCAATTGATAGAACAACGCGCAGACATGCCACCCAGTCAATAA